In one window of Ferriphaselus amnicola DNA:
- a CDS encoding aromatic ring-hydroxylating oxygenase subunit alpha, protein MSDIAKPKQLDRTSPQPPLSWYFDPKILAVEQRTLFDTGPGYVGHELLVPNLGDYHVLDWMDSAKMLVRNEGGVELLSNICRHRQATMLEGRGSAKNIVCPLHRWTYQTDGQLIGAPHFPENPCLHLNKTPLQRWNGLLFSGQRDIAKDLATVPAFKEIDFSGYMLDRVEMDEYAFNWKTFIEVYQEDYHVVPFHPGLGQFVDCDDLKWEFGEQYSVQTVGINHALRKAGSPIYQKWADQVLRYNNGELPKYGAIWLTYYPNIMIEWYPNTLVVSTIIPRGPDACSNIIEFYYPEEIVLFERDYIEAEKQAYRETAEEDDIICLRMHQGRRALYKQGIEEVGPYQSPTEDGLLHFQEFLRRNLDPHLK, encoded by the coding sequence ATGTCCGACATCGCAAAACCAAAACAACTCGACCGCACTTCACCACAACCGCCGCTAAGCTGGTACTTCGACCCCAAAATATTGGCGGTCGAACAACGCACGCTGTTCGATACAGGGCCTGGATATGTCGGCCACGAATTACTGGTGCCGAATCTTGGCGATTACCACGTGCTGGACTGGATGGACAGCGCCAAGATGCTGGTGCGCAACGAGGGGGGCGTCGAGTTGCTCTCTAACATTTGCCGCCACCGCCAAGCCACGATGCTAGAAGGTCGCGGCAGCGCCAAGAACATCGTGTGTCCGCTGCATCGCTGGACGTACCAAACCGATGGTCAGTTAATCGGCGCCCCCCATTTCCCCGAGAACCCCTGCCTACACCTGAACAAGACACCGCTGCAACGCTGGAACGGCTTACTGTTCTCTGGGCAGCGCGACATCGCCAAAGACCTCGCCACTGTGCCAGCCTTCAAGGAGATCGATTTCTCCGGCTATATGCTAGATCGCGTCGAAATGGACGAATACGCGTTCAACTGGAAGACCTTCATCGAGGTCTATCAGGAAGATTATCACGTCGTGCCGTTCCACCCAGGCCTAGGCCAATTCGTCGATTGCGACGATCTCAAATGGGAGTTCGGTGAGCAGTACAGCGTACAAACTGTGGGTATCAACCATGCATTGCGCAAAGCAGGTAGCCCCATCTACCAAAAATGGGCGGATCAGGTGCTGCGCTACAACAATGGCGAGCTGCCGAAATACGGCGCGATCTGGCTGACCTACTACCCCAACATCATGATCGAGTGGTATCCGAACACGCTGGTGGTCAGCACGATAATCCCGCGCGGCCCAGACGCTTGCAGCAACATCATCGAGTTCTACTACCCCGAAGAAATTGTGCTATTCGAGCGGGACTACATTGAGGCCGAAAAGCAGGCTTACCGCGAAACAGCCGAGGAAGACGACATCATCTGCCTGCGTATGCACCAAGGCCGCCGCGCCTTGTACAAACAGGGCATTGAAGAAGTCGGCCCGTATCAATCCCCCACTGAAGACGGACTGCTGCACTTCCAAGAGTTCCTACGCCGAAATCTGGATCCGCACCTGAAGTAA